In Crassostrea angulata isolate pt1a10 chromosome 4, ASM2561291v2, whole genome shotgun sequence, one genomic interval encodes:
- the LOC128180117 gene encoding leukocyte elastase inhibitor-like, with translation MESAVTDFSFKLYRVLCEGGGNLFMSPYSVSAALMLTMLGAKGESEEQIKQVLGVAGVPNPHQAYQKLHATLIGKSKDGAKLAIANRIFSKLGLEIKESYKKESLDYYNSEIELLDFVGNPEGSRTRINTWVEDQTNNKIKDLIPEGGINSLSLIVLTNAIYFKGDWENAFKASNTKSEPFRISGTESGTVEMMNMKKEKWLIGMSKSLDCQVLDLPYKGGELSMLIILPNKVDGLSSLESSLSADTFRELTKEMYSEDVIVSIPKFKLESSFQLDKVLGGMGITDIFSRKADFGAMMKNPPDGTHVSDVIHKAFVEVNEEGTEAAAATAVMMRFMCMPLEPMVFKADHPFLFLIRDNSTGTVLFIGRFLKPNN, from the coding sequence ATGGAGAGTGCAGTCACAGACTTCTCTTTTAAACTCTATCGAGTTCTATGCGAAGGGGGTGGGAATCTGTTTATGTCACCCTACAGTGTATCGGCGGCTCTTATGTTAACGATGTTGGGTGCCAAAGGGGAATCCGAGGAGCAGATAAAACAGGTATTGGGAGTAGCGGGGGTTCCTAACCCGCACCAGGCGTATCAAAAGCTACACGCCACCCTGATAGGAAAGTCCAAGGACGGGGCAAAGCTCGCTATAGCCAACCGGATATTTTCCAAACTCGGTCTGGAGATTAAAGAGTCGTATAAAAAGGAATCGCTGGACTATTACAACAGCGAAATAGAATTGTTGGATTTTGTGGGAAACCCGGAAGGTTCAAGAACTCGAATCAACACCTGGGTTGAGGACCAGaccaacaataaaatcaaggaTTTGATTCCAGAGGGAGGGATTAACTCCCTTTCGTTAATTGTTTTAACCAATGCTATTTACTTCAAAGGGGATTGGGAAAATGCATTCAAGGCCTCGAATACAAAGAGCGAACCATTTCGAATATCCGGGACAGAGTCGGGCACGGTTGAAATGATGAATATGAAAAAGGAAAAGTGGCTAATTGGTATGTCCAAATCACTGGATTGCCAAGTTCTGGATCTTCCATACAAAGGGGGAGAACTGAGTATGCTAATTATTCTTCCGAACAAGGTTGACGGGTTGTCGTCATTGGAATCAAGCTTGTCGGCTGACACGTTTCGGGAACTAACAAAGGAAATGTACAGCGAGGATGTCATTGTATCCATACCGAAATTCAAACTAGAAAGCTCGTTTCAACTGGATAAAGTTCTTGGTGGGATGGGAATCACCGATATCTTTTCCAGAAAAGCCGACTTCGGCGCCATGATGAAAAACCCGCCAGATGGCACTCATGTATCTGACGTCATTCACAAAGCGTTTGTTGAGGTCAACGAGGAGGGCACGGAAGCCGCCGCTGCTACAGCAGTGATGATGAGGTTTATGTGCATGCCACTAGAACCCATGGTGTTTAAAGCGGACCACCCCTTCCTCTTCCTGATTAGAGACAATTCGACCGGAACTGTATTGTTTATCGGTCGCTTCTTGAAACCAAACAACTAA
- the LOC128180125 gene encoding cysteine-rich venom protein pseudechetoxin-like, which yields MSAYAGDTDHMDKMKTSYRNPFVMKHLSLLVGVLFFPCSGHRIERSTSCAQKYQVIPNHSACLQKTAIATDSGISDEDKNVIVSKHNEYRSVVNPPAVAMAKMSWDDEIAMIAQKYADACKGLVHDGGRQRSIPGEFSVGQNLASASYDLAWAGVIKLWYDEVKDFTLGGNNDLKKVGHYTQVVWATSIKIGCGFAVCGSTRSYVCNYGPGGNLDINNPYESGSACSKCPNSCDNNLCDYQGKACENGGTMDFNACACTCKTPTTTYAGPSCQLNCTGQKDRSYICGPQFTPAMCDRFTNVPQDCPTMCKVCPYAGIGFAAPDGGQEPVKSNTRLSILTTMIVLISFRLIF from the exons ATGTCTGCGTACGCGGGGGACACTGACCACATGGACAAGATGAAAACGTCCTACAGAAATCCGTTTGTTATGAAGCACCTGTCTCTACTTGTAGGTGTTTTGTTCTTTCCTTGCTCTGGTCATCGCATCGAAAGATCT aCTAGTTGTGCTCAGAAGTACCAGGTAATTCCAAATCATTCTGCGTGTTTACAAAAGACTGCCATTGCTACTGATTCCG GTATTTCTGATGAGGACAAAAATGTAATAGTCAGTAAACATAACGAGTACAGATCAGTTGTAAACCCACCTGCTGTAGCCATGGCAAAAATG tctTGGGATGATGAAATAGCCATGATCGCTCAGAAGTACGCTGACGCCTGTAAGGGTCTCGTTCATGATGGCGGTCGACAGCGGAGTATTCCGGGTGAGT TCTCTGTGGGTCAGAACCTGGCCAGTGCGTCCTACGACCTGGCTTGGGCAGGCGTGATCAAGCTGTGGTATGATGAGGTCAAGGACTTCACCCTGGGGGGAAACAATGACTTAAAGAAAGTGGGCCACTATACCCAG GTTGTCTGGGCGACTTCCATAAAGATAGGTTGTGGGTTTGCCGTCTGTGGCTCAACGAGGAGTTACGTGTGTAATTACGGACCCGG AGGTAATCTGGACATAAATAACCCGTATGAATCGGGATCGGCATGCAGCAAATGTCCAAACAGCTGTGATAATAATCTATGTG ATTATCAAGGCAAGGCATGTGAGAATGGAGGAACTATGGACTTTAATGCGTGCGCATGCACCTGTAAAACACCGACCACTACTTATGCCGGTCCGTCCTGCCAAT TGAACTGTACCGGTCAAAAGGACCGTTCCTACATCTGCGGCCCACAGTTCACCCCAGCAATGTGTGACAGGTTCACTAATGTCCCCCAGGACTGTCCCACCATGTGTAAAGTGTGCCCAT ATGCTGGGATCGGATTCGCGGCACCTGACGGGGGACAAGAACCAGTCAAGTCAAATACACGGTTATCGATCTTAACAACGATGATTGTATTGATTTCATTTCGATTAATTTTCtga